From Bacteroidota bacterium, one genomic window encodes:
- the gap gene encoding type I glyceraldehyde-3-phosphate dehydrogenase has product MKLAINGFGRIGRNVFKIALERSNIDIVGINDLTNTKTLAHLLKYDSTQGKFEGTVTFDDEGIIVNGKKIIVSAERSPINIPWGEKPDVVVESTGIFREKESPKGGYGDHLKNGAKKVILTVPSKDKIDNMIVLGVNDESLRPEDQCVSNASCTTNCLAPVAKVLNDKFGIENGLMTTIHAYTNDQAILDMPHSDLRRARSCAVSQIPTTTGAAKAVGKVIPELNGKLDGMAIRIPTPTGSLVDLVANLKVETTVEEINAAIKEAAEGPMKGILEYTEDPIVSVDIIHNTNSSIFDAQSTMVVGKTVKILSWYDNEWGYSCRVVDLAEKLF; this is encoded by the coding sequence ATTAAATTAGCAATAAATGGATTCGGAAGAATTGGAAGAAATGTTTTTAAAATTGCTTTAGAACGTTCAAACATTGATATAGTAGGAATTAATGATCTTACAAACACAAAAACCTTAGCTCATTTGCTAAAATATGATTCTACTCAAGGTAAATTTGAAGGCACGGTTACCTTTGATGATGAAGGCATTATTGTAAATGGAAAGAAAATAATTGTAAGTGCTGAAAGAAGTCCGATAAACATTCCATGGGGCGAAAAACCTGATGTAGTTGTTGAATCGACCGGTATTTTTAGAGAGAAAGAAAGTCCAAAAGGCGGATATGGCGATCACCTGAAAAATGGAGCAAAAAAGGTAATCTTAACAGTTCCTTCGAAAGACAAAATTGATAATATGATTGTTCTCGGAGTGAACGACGAAAGCTTGCGTCCAGAAGACCAATGTGTTTCGAACGCATCTTGCACAACAAACTGTTTGGCACCTGTTGCAAAAGTGTTGAACGACAAATTCGGAATTGAGAACGGATTAATGACTACAATTCATGCCTATACTAACGATCAGGCAATTCTTGACATGCCACATTCCGATTTAAGAAGAGCTCGTTCTTGTGCTGTTTCTCAAATTCCTACAACTACAGGTGCTGCAAAAGCAGTTGGAAAAGTTATTCCCGAACTTAATGGAAAATTAGACGGGATGGCAATTAGAATTCCAACACCTACCGGTTCGCTTGTCGATTTGGTTGCAAACCTAAAAGTTGAAACTACAGTAGAAGAAATTAATGCCGCAATAAAAGAAGCTGCTGAAGGACCAATGAAAGGAATTTTGGAATATACTGAAGATCCAATTGTTTCTGTTGATATAATTCACAACACAAACTCCTCTATTTTTGATGCACAATCAACTATGGTTGTTGGGAAAACAGTAAAAATACTTTCTTGGTACGATAACGAATGGGGATATTCTTGCAGAGTTGTTGATTTGGCTGAGAAACTTTTTTAA